agcatgtaaacctgttctagtagttacccaaaataaaattacgaTCctggaaatgagcataatatgtctcctttgagACATTAAACTCAGATCAGTGCTCTTTAGCAGGAGTGGTATTTCCActgtgactgatgtgttttttggcGTCCTCATACTGTTTTGGAAGGAGTCTGCCAGTCTATAAAAACATCTCACGCTGTCTCTTATGAGTTTGATTTTTATTAACTTTCATAACCTAAAATAATATCAGGAGAACAATCCATATACAGGCATTGATTGGCATAGAAATGTGCAAACACAGTTAACTGTCAGCCGATGCAAGctctgaacagacacagagaaagatgtCCACTTTGTATAGAGTTACAGAGGTGACGAAAATAGTAGATATAAATATACCTTGCCTTTCACTTTTCACCAGCCTGGAGTGTTTTCTACCCTTGAATTCAGAgtgaaaagttgtgtttttatacatcctggaaaaaaagatgtttggCACCGTGTCCAAAAATAACATGCAAAGAAGTTGTGTTTGTATTGAGCCTGAAAGTGTTTTAAGgcagtaaatatatttataaaacgTCATGATACAGAGAAGGTTGATTCATCGGTGAACAAAAGGCTGCTGATATAATTTACGTAAAGATTGTTGGGGCGGgggagtcttttttttttttcatacaaaaataaaatggacaaTCTGTGACGTGTGTGACAAATACTGAAACCTTTCACAGCACCCTCTCTGGAGTGAGAGCATTTCAATTCACACGTTTTAAAATAAAccatcaaagaagaagaaaaaaaaaaatctcaaaaatgaCCCACCAAAGTTTTCTGTCATCTTCACATCCCTCTATCAAGTGTTTACTTACCACATTAAACATGTCTGTTACAAAAAACCTGCCTGTTTCCGTCGCTGtcccttcctgtgtctgttcgATCCAACCTTCTTTAAGTTCTGCTGCACCCACAAACAATCAAATCACCCATGTGTGAGCGTTCCTCTTTCCCAAACCTCATTTCTTTTGctaaaaaaacactaaacatACTGTTTGTAAGGCCCGGCCTTTTTCCAATATCTGTAAGCTACTCTACCTGACATTACTGAGACTGTATGATGCTCCGACTACAACCTGTAGATATCAGCACTTTGCTACACAAGCCCACATAATTAAGTCTGTGATCTCCTTCGTCAAAGCTACGATGCTTTGAGTCACTCAGTCTCTTTTCTGTCCCACTTCTACACAAAGTCGGTGCAGTGCTACGTATAGATGCAGTATTAGTCTGTGTAATTCAAATGGCACCACTTGAACATGCATAGTAATtctatgtttcatttttaaacctgtttttttaatctttacagacatgagaggcacttaaaaagatgcaaaacagAGTCAACAGTCATACAGTTCATGAAACATGAGAGAGCGTATTTATGAGCAGTCTTTCCTCGTGGTAAACACTTCAATCATTCCAGGTCCAGTTGATAAAATGAAGCATGGGGCAACAACTTGAATGGATTCTGTGATATAATGGATTGTGTCAGACTATAAAAACATATGAAAACCACGGCTGCACCCGCTCACTCTGCCCACCGACCCTTTAGTTCTGTATCTGCAGTTCAATGATAGAGTCCCTCAGGTGGACAGGGGGTATACGGGCAGCTTTCAGGGGTTTTTTTGACATCGCAATCCTCCCTGTGGTGTCTACAGGTCATCACTTTCCACCAGGCCGCCGGGCTGCAGTGGGCTGGAGTCGGGGAAGAAGGCTGCCTTCACGTCCAgccctctctctgtcagtgcAGCGTAGCGGCTGGTGGAGGGACGCACCTTCTTGGGCTTGGGGAGGTTGGGCTGCTGCCACTGAGCTGAGGACGAAGCAGAGGGAGagtttaatttaaagaaaaatccatATAAGAAATGcttgatttaaaggggcactgtgtatctttggagaagaaatttacaatattaatgaggtaataacacaaactcagaaatatttatcttttccataactgaataaacaagctgctctcagaggaaaataaggtccccagaacactgaagctggaaaggtggcagggtccgccaaatataaacaaagtaaaacaagttgtgttttcctttaaggtcagtttgttttttcagtttatttagttatgaaaacgaagagagtttgtttatttagtttgtttaagtataaaaaaaaaaatcagtccatgaaaatctttctctgatcattaaaatgtcttccccaaaactacatagtggaCCTTTAATGAgcagcatgtatgtgtgtgtgtgtgtgtgtgtgtgtgtgtgtttgtgtgtgtgtgtgtgtgtgcgtgtgtgttttagaGTCAACACTCACCGTGGACGTCGAGGCGAGCAGTGCTGGAGACGATGCCTGCTTCATTCTTGGCTGACACTGTGTACCAGCCAGCATCTTCTTTCATGGCCGGCTGGATGATCATGCACAGGTAGCCACAGTTGTCctggtgcatgctgggaaagaaAATTGACTCAAATTTAAAGATCCCCTTCACATTTTTAGGTAGACAGTAAGGCATACATGAAAAATCTCCTTTTcttgcagaaaaaaaagtaaaattaccCTGTTAAAATCCTTGAAATGGCACCTACGCCTTCCAGAATatttgaatatgcaaatattttaaagtttaaagctAGGGCTTTTGAagcattttcattaaattaGTGGAAAATCTCGACATCTggacagcaatcaataaaacaaatgctcggacaaaaaaaagaaaagaaaaaaaaaactctgtggTTTTTGTTGGCCCGTAATAAGCAAATCCAATCAATTCATTCAGCCTATGTCAAATGATTGGACGGCTTACCTGCCTGTCTACCTACGTACCTGCCCACCAGTCTTCCCTGAGGCTAGGCGGATGTATTGCGAAAGTTTTGTAGTATTGCTAAAATTTCCCAATGCTTGAACAGTCGTTGAACAgagttgttcagcagctaacccaGCAACGTTAGCTTTGTGTGCTATTGTTTTGACTGGACGGGGGCTTATTCTATCGTCCATATAAAagtgttattttgtcatttgacacattttatttacctgattctgtctgtgttgtgaGTGAATGACTCATTCTCCCTCTTCCAGAAGATCTGTGGGTAGGGGACTCCTGCGACACGACACTCCAGTCGCACAGGATGACCCTCCGCCACACTTGTGTTCTGCAGCTTCTCCACGAACGAAGGAGCCTTGTGCATCTCTTTAGCTGTGGAAAAACAGAACGTTACTGAGTGTTTTCTTGATCCAAACTGTGCCAACATGTATCTTCTGCACACTTTGCATGTTTCTGTTTACCTGCAACAATGAGCTCCAGGTTAAAGGAGTTCTGCCCGGCTCGGTTGCTGGCGATGCAGGTGTAGATGCCCGCGTCGCGGCTGGTGACGGGCTCGATGACCAATGAGTGCACGCCGTTTTCCCTCACCAGCATCTTATGAGCGGAGTCGGGGCGGATGGTCTGTCCGTTCAGCTGCCAGATGAGGTCAGGGGTGGGCAGGCCGCTCACCTACAGGTGGTGAAACAGACGTTAAAAATCACTGAATGTGTGAACGCTTGTTTGCAATTAAGTCTGGAATAAATGAGTATATTAGCTGCATGTGTTCTGTGGGGGCGGGGAGTGTTTATTGGGAGTATGAAAACAGCAGTGTTTGCTTaatctgtctgtgttgtgtttgtctggaGGAGCCTGGTCGCCTTTTGTCATGGGAAATAAACTGCAGCgagaagagagcagagaaacCCTGCCCTCCTGGTAAATGTGCCACTGCGGGTAGGCATATGTTTGGTATTACAGGGATCAACAGCATTCACTGATAACACAAAAGAAAGCAGACTAAGCAACGATAAATCCTTCTGGAAGCAGCCCAGTACACTTTTAGAAGTCGGGACTTTTTTAAGCATGGAAAGTTTGGAAAGCCACAAATGATCTGGAAATAAATATTTGCTATAAATGTCCCTGACATTAAGGGCTCTGAAGGAATGGAGACACGACGTTTATTTCTGACAAGCGTAAAAAAAGGCAGTCTTTTTATAGTGAGTTAATTGTGGGTCTGTTTCATTTTATGACATGAACCCGTTTTCAAAGAGTTTCTAAAAAGTGCTGCAGGCTGGAAGGAAGAGCCAAGGTGACGACGAAGAAGATAAAGGCGGAAAAACAAGCCCGAGTGGTGTCAGGGGAAATGACTGTAGAAAACCTGATCCCACTTAATCCCTGAAAAATGACACCTCTGTGTTCTCCCTGTCTGCTCTGAGCCATTCATAACGCCGAGGATGTGATGAAACATCTCATCTCCGCTAGTTTTTTCACTCCCTACAGAAACTGGAACGCACAGAAATGTTTCTTTGGCAGCGCAGACAAGGAGCCTCCCTGAAAGCAATACAGACGCTGAATTAAAGGGCGGATCTGAAATGGCTTTCTCTATTACTATGATTAACATATTCTCTTTGGTGCGGGCATTTTCCTCTCCAGTCTCAGATATTTTCAactgtctctctttcttgtcTTTATCAAAGAACAGCAGCACGGATTGGATGCTGTGTTCACCTACAGGAGAGAAGAACAGGACGTTTCAGCAGAGGTTGGCTATTTGCTAAACTCTTCCACTAATTTAGACCGTGACCCCATTCCACTAAACTTGATGCGAGCAGATTCTGGCATAGTTCGTCCACAAAAAAGGCCTTGAAACTGCGgttgtatataaaaaaagtctTGTTCGCATTAAAGTTCATTGCTTGACATGCCATACCAGACCAAAGAACATGGTTTGTAATTTGTCTTTTCTCCTTTTAACTTTCAAAAATGTCCCTCAGTCAGCAGTACTGTCTCCAAAGACTTCTTCTATGAGTCTGTTAGACCTAGAAGTTGCATAAAGCTAATCTTAAGCACTACAAACTTCAGCAGTAAAACAATGCCAGAAGACCCTTCATGCTGATcattaaataattgttttatatgAAAATAGTTGCAGCCACCACATAGCAACACGTTGACCTTCCTTCCCCCTTTCATCACCCTGTACACTCATGTTGGTACAGGTTGTGTTCTCAGCAATAAGAGGTGTATTTACCTTGCAGTCCATCCTGCACAGTCGGCCCTCCTGAACGATGAGGTCACCGGGTGCCTGCAGGAAGTGTGGGCGGAAGTGACGCTCCTGGATGTTATCGTTCTCATCGCCGCTGTCTCTAGACCTGGACCTGGGTCTGACAGAGAGACGCAAACACAGATTTTTATTACTTTGAATTCGTTTGTATTTCAAAAAGGTGCCATTTTAACACACACTTTTATTACTTTCATCatgaaagacacattttgtgaGGGAATATCAACAAATTCCAGCTTTTAGAAGTATTTCATTTGAACAGAGCCTTACAGTTTACAATGCAAAACTCTCTTTGGAGCATgactctgtgtttttcctgaatGAGAACACCTTTAATTTGTATATAATGAAGCTTGTttggatttaaacatttaagaaaaagtGTGCAATATGTGCCCACCTATCAAATTCACATGCAGCACATCATcggagtaaccgctaactggcgctaactgtagctgctgttagcaaatAAGCTCAGTTAGCGGTGCAGCTAGCAATTCATACTGGGAGCTctgggaccaggggagtgttagtgttaacattgctaacactGGATTTTTGGACCAGAATGATTCAgggctggttagcatgctaatttcagtagatatctctgcaaagCAATACACAGACAATGTAATGTCtaaactgctatttcttcacaatCTGTCAAAACTTTTAGTAAATTTCTGACTGATTCAACtcaaattattacatattgcccctttaatgtattGTAAGACGCTATAATGAATATAATACTCTCAGTCTTAATACAGAAACTTCTTTCCACCTTCATGGAACGCCAGCAAAgctgacagagggagaaatcTAGTTTGGATGACGAAAACTACCagaaaaagtgattaaaactaCTGACACTGTGCATGTGATATGaaattatagaaaaatatatatttttaaaaaagtcaatcAGGTTTCCACTTGTTCACAGACAATatctaaaaaaattaaatgtccTACTATTCTTGGAAAACTGCAAGGAACGTCGAATTCAAACAGTGACGACAGAGTAAAATAACAATGAAACAATCATTCCTTTCCTTTTATGGCCCAAATTGTTTGTAGTTTCATTGGTTATCTTCACAAAAATTggcaaaaaagtaatttaactGCTTGAATCATACAGTATATCCCCTCGTTCATAGACATAATATGAACTTCTGGGGCCTTATTTCCTGTTCTGACATCCTTCCACTTGCTCTTTCTTGACTCATGGGAGTCTCCCTCAACCCTTCACAGCAGGTCAGGACCCACAGATGTGACCCTGCCCtaaaacagtgacatcactgctcTGTCTGCATGTCAACCGGGGAGGCAGAAGAAAGCGAGTGGGAGACACGGATTGTTATCTCGATCTCTTCTCGTGCAAAACATCTCTGAGCTCAGGGAGTGTTCATCTAGATAACAGATTACAGGTGGGGTTTTTTATGTGCTGTAAGGAGAGTCTCTGATCTTCTGTGCTTTCTTCCTGATATCTGGGCTCGGATGAATGCATGAATGCACACTGTATATACGGGGTAGTTAGAGCAATGGAAAACAGAACAGAGCAAACAGGTGTTCCCTCTCATTAACACTGAGCTTTTCTCTCCTGAACAGACGGTTTAACAAAGGAACAACTGTGATTCCGCTCGCAGCAAACATTTGCGTAAACGGCAGCTTCTTGGAACATTTTACGTCAGAATAAGAAGTGCGAGTGAGCACAGACGTCGCGCAGATGGCGATCAGATACTCCTGTTTGTCTTTCCTCCCTTGCCTCTGTCAGTCATTGAAGCCTCACCTGCGCATGTGTCCGGGTGCCGAGCGTTGGCTGCGGCCTCGCTGGTTCACAGCCTGGACCATCATCCTGCCGGTGCAGCTCACCCTGCcctgagagacacagagagaaagagagagagagggagcttATGAGGTGTTGACACTTCACCACATCACTAGCAGCAGTCAGACcgggaggaggaaataaaatgtgagTGTCAGAGCTGGAAAAAGCTGTTAGAAAGCCTGTAGCACATGAACGTTTGACCCTCACGAGGGCTTTAGTGATTTCCTGTCTCATTCAAcgccctcttcctcttcaggcTGAAGACAgacgtgtgtgtgcttttttattctttttaatgaAAAGGTGCAGAGAATTTACAATTATATTTTATCTTGTGCAGCCGTCTGCTCACCTCAGGGTTGCCTGCCATGATGGTGTAGTTGCCGTCATCATCCAGTGAGGCTGCGGCGGTGTGCAGGGAGCAGGTCCCGTCAGCATCGCGGCTGATCCTGTAGTGCTCGCTCCTCTTGGAAATCTGCTTGCCATCTTTGAACCAGTAGACCTGGGACACAAAGTAAGACAGACATGATATGATTTAATAGACATTGATAAAAGAAGGAAACATTTGCTTTAACTGTGAATTGAGCAGatgaaattttacatttttagtttgACACAAAAATGTGTTCTCATCTCTTCCCCTTTCCCTGCTATCCGtcttcttttactttatttcatcaGTTCAATCTGAAGCCTGTCATCAGCATGTCATTAACATGGACAGAGCCAGACAGCTGGCTCAGGCCAGTGTGTGTTCTTGTCGAGGGCCTCCCCTTATCACAACATGAAGCATATGTACAATATCTACACCCTCCATCATCAACATCACACATCAGCGACTCCCAAGCAAGGAAGCCAAATGCTTCAAAATCATCAACATTTATCTGATATTAATAATCTCATCCCAGGCGATGACATGCTCAGTACATGCTCCCACCTTTGGTTTGGGGTCTCCCATGACCTTGCAGGAGAAGGTGACCGGCATGCCCTCGAAGACTTTGTAGTGTTTGAGCTTCTGGTCGAAGGACGGTGCCACCCCCTTGCCGGCAGAGTCTTCATCGTGCTGCACGTCGTCGTCTGATTCCTCCACTGGAGAACGCTCCAGACGGAATTCAATCTCGCTGATGAGGCGCTGTTCGAAGCTGGACACTTTGTACTCCTGCAAACCAGAGACGGAGAGGAGATTAACAGAAAGGCTAAGACAGACATACCACATTAGGTTTGTGTGATCACGTGGCAGAGGCAAAGCAGCGTGCAGAAAGCTTTCAATAAAAACCTGTTACACGTTCATTAACCTGTCTGCATCGTCACCCAAACTACCAACTTTCTCCCAATTCTCTAATTCAGTCTGCCCAGATGAGCCACTCCTTCCTCCCACCACCTTCATCAATCTCTCATCAGTGCAGCTCTGCTGAGGCAGAGGGAACATCTGCAGAGCTGCATGGTCTGATGACACATCACACAGATAATGACAGGCCTCGGGTACAGCTGCAGAACCAGCACTTATCCTCCCAAACTCACTCCAGCAAGCACAGAAGTGGCCCATCATGATCTACTGAGGTGTTATCCTGCTGCAGCGTGTTCCATTCTCAAATCTGACAAAGTAATATTCAGTTTTCCTAATTGCTACTGAAATCTTAAATGTGGTAACATCGATGCGTGCTTTGCAGACAGAACAAAGTGCATTCTGGGTGAAACTAACGTGCTCACTTGTGTTGCAATCAAGTTTGAACATGCTTCATTATCTGAATCGATTCAAACGACCTGCATTGAACAACAACAGTCTGTAAAAAGGTGTCCACATGCTCAATCAGCTCTCTTCGGTTGTGTTTACTAGACACACCTGCCTGTGAATGGACTACACAGTCGGTATGGAGCCACAGGGCCTTTTGTGAGCCATGCGTTCCCTTATCAGCTAATTCCCAGGCTCTGCTCTGGTCAGAGTGAACAAGCTTTTAGCGTGACTTTGTGTGCACGTTTACACACGGTGACATGTTGCACAGAGTGAAGTGAAAAACCAGAAGgtgacagagagaaatgaaggTTTCAGAAACCTTTTGAGGGAAAGTTTCTCTGTCAGATgactgtctgtcttcctgttgagagaaaaagggagttttttgtgtgttgttctgtCGCTGTGCATCACACAGGGAGGGAAACACagttattctgtgtgtgtgtgtgcgcgtgctcAATCTTACCTGCTCTCAAAACAGATAATTCAAATTCACATGCTCAAgcataaaaatacaacatgatTATAGTTGCGTTCAGAGTCATGCAGTGCTACGGTGCcacaaccaatcagatcactCCTCATGCCAACAGGCTACATCACACTGGGATGGCACGGTGCTAACTCGATTTCATGCGTCAGTGTGgacataactttttttttgttcttgtgacGTTCACTACATCTGCATTGTGACCTCACTTAACTAATCAGTGTTTGCTCTCTGTTAATGCAGACACTCAGAGCCACTTTCACCTCTGACTACTGTCATTCTCTGCTGCATACTAATGTATACTATATAACTTGAAAAAACTTTACTCAATAGGTTTAATCCTCATTACTGCTGTGGATTATGTGGCCCAattttaaataacaataatctaATTATAAATATAAGAATTCATACTTTCCTCAATAGGTGGAAATAAACCCTGATAAAGGATTAACATATTTGACCTTTTGCACAAacgacaaacacaaaaaaatgccaGTTCATTCGTGAATGAACAACCAACACCTTGTGGAGGTGCTAGACTTCCACACAACTTTAGACTAATGACTACACAAGCCTTCAAACAGTGTTACTCCCCAGTATGTTTGTAGCAACATTGGTTTCCACCAGTTTGCATAAACAGAGCTTTTTATGGAGGGCTCTGGAGGACTTTATAGTGTTTATACCCCGCTTTCATAACTCGCTCTTCAAGTGTTTACAGGGACTGGGGCTGGGGGGTGTTCTCTAATTCAACAGTATATGAAGGAAAGCCAGCAGTCATGAGATAGGAATGACACCAGCAACGTATCAGAGGACCAAACAGAAAATAGAACTGTGATTGAGTGTCGTTTACATGCAACAGtgggattaaaaacaaaataaatactgcTGGTGTGGACATGTTGGTAGAACGCTTCCATGCCTGTATGATTTCAGGTGAGTGTGTATGCGTGTGGATTCCCCTTTCCAGGTGTGTGGATCTTAAAAAACAGCCACCGTACCTGTGTGACgggctcctcctctgtctcctgtgaGTTTAAGACTGTGGCAGCGTTGTCAGCACCCAGCAGTCTGCGAGCCATCTTCTCCTCATAGGTTAACCTCTGGAAGCAGGGATTAATGGGGTCAGCTGGGGTTAGTGTGTGAGTTGCAGAAaacacactaatacacacacCATCAGCTAGCTACTGTATCAACACTTTGTGTTAATGAGGGATGGAGAAAACATTATGAATTTATTTAAGGGGGCATGGCACAACAGCCTGTTTAAATACACGCTTATGGGAagaaaaactgttaaaactGTGTTACTGAACACACTCATAACTGCCTGCAAATACAGTTGTTTCAGTAGAGTaataatacaacacacacacacacacacacacacacacacacacacacacctgttgaCCATTGCTTATGCGCTCCTCTTTAAAGCGCAATTTCCTCTCCAAGTCCTGGATGACGGCGTCTTTGGATCCTTGGATGTCGTGGTCAGAAGGGGCGCGAGGTGTCCTGGTGACCGAGGACTTCCTGGGGAACGCTTTGCtgaaagaagcaaaaaaacagaaacgTTTGTCAACATTAAAGTTGCTCTGTGACGCACACACGTTATCTCAATATACAACTCCCCTCGCCCCTCTCGttcctctctggctctctcaCATCCCCTCTTATCTGGACGTGTCCGGCTATTGCATTCCACCGTGTGTCTTCTTATCTCTCACAACCGCAGCAGGAATGCCAGGGTGAGAGGGGGAGTGCAGCAGTGAGTGAGGGGCCGATGAAAAATGACTGGCAAAGTGTTGAAGGTGGAATGCCCttgatggaggaaaaaaataaacgaAATTTCTGCCTCTGGGACAGCCATCagaggaggattatctccacAACAAGAGATTTGTATCTGCTAACTCAATATGCAGAATATAAAACCAGCAACCCCTCAGTCCATAGGAGCTGTATCAGGAGGGTCACAGATCCTGACAGACGCTACATCATATACGGAAACTACAATATTGTAATCTGAATGTCCTCTGAGACCCTTCTGTATATTTTCATGCCAGTTCTTGCACCTTGAGAATACTTTGAGATCAACGTGTGTGGGTTTGAGTGTGTTTAAAAGGGCTCTGTAGTTAACGTTTCCCTGTAAACATgctgtataaaaatgtaaacatgtcatCTTCCATCTTGTAGACATCCTGCCTCCAGTTGTCAGTGGGTTTATCTGACAGGGAGCTCAACTCGCGGTGTATGAAGAACACATAAACCTTATGTTACCTGACAGAAACTCTAAAGAAACTGTAAAGTACTTACACAGTCCCGTTTCCTTTCGGAAGGCCCAGAGCGTTGAAAATAGGACTGCCGGGTGATGAAGGGGTGGAGGGCAACACTGAGGACA
This window of the Pagrus major chromosome 11, Pma_NU_1.0 genome carries:
- the palld gene encoding palladin isoform X3, coding for MQASTFNYARPKQFIAAQSPGGAGYVTQSSGSSGSSLSSPLSPPTSHKPFSRVTLPPFTKSSSVESPSSPSFPPPPPPFFSSSNLSSPSGPAQDFPPPPPPPPPPPMSSSPACSDMSSPFSSVPPSPASSFLSSVLPSTPSSPGSPIFNALGLPKGNGTVKAFPRKSSVTRTPRAPSDHDIQGSKDAVIQDLERKLRFKEERISNGQQRLTYEEKMARRLLGADNAATVLNSQETEEEPVTQEYKVSSFEQRLISEIEFRLERSPVEESDDDVQHDEDSAGKGVAPSFDQKLKHYKVFEGMPVTFSCKVMGDPKPKVYWFKDGKQISKRSEHYRISRDADGTCSLHTAAASLDDDGNYTIMAGNPEGRVSCTGRMMVQAVNQRGRSQRSAPGHMRRPRSRSRDSGDENDNIQERHFRPHFLQAPGDLIVQEGRLCRMDCKVSGLPTPDLIWQLNGQTIRPDSAHKMLVRENGVHSLVIEPVTSRDAGIYTCIASNRAGQNSFNLELIVAAKEMHKAPSFVEKLQNTSVAEGHPVRLECRVAGVPYPQIFWKRENESFTHNTDRISMHQDNCGYLCMIIQPAMKEDAGWYTVSAKNEAGIVSSTARLDVHAQWQQPNLPKPKKVRPSTSRYAALTERGLDVKAAFFPDSSPLQPGGLVESDDL